From the genome of Psychroserpens ponticola, one region includes:
- a CDS encoding DUF7507 domain-containing protein codes for MRFLFTFLITILLLTSCSSSEDPDSQEVDNSAIEVTVTASVIDEGNGINGVDDIIEYTISIQNTGDVSLSSLSLVSSLKDFLNNSLELDTAPNFINASLGSTMGSIQASEIATYTARFTITQSEVDADGLSYSVTVNAMTPQNESVSDLSDNGDDSDGNSENDDTEINIEFDPLIIAEYHLLNSEGNPSNKYFFNADGRIKELHTTDTKFYFEFDNSQQLINITITDINNVPIESQDIVYGTGNRILSIGNRNFEFFETENYYIDSESYYSDGPLTYEDNGVTYEEYELWYDKYEVFTGNPIVKRCLYSGGEITNLTTNELQVYGDCSEFESNGYSNNVTNSCGDTDCVDYGYDTNPNPLFGDTNLIDVYGFIRNLTFGIQPSKLNILINANNLTLINYSDPSYILYDYEFNENNLPITGSKQYMDELGAYDINPYSRYYYQGDVITD; via the coding sequence ATGAGATTCCTTTTTACGTTTCTAATTACCATACTTCTATTAACCTCTTGTAGTTCTTCTGAAGATCCTGATTCGCAAGAGGTTGACAACTCTGCTATAGAAGTTACAGTTACAGCTTCAGTAATTGACGAAGGTAATGGTATTAATGGTGTTGATGACATTATAGAATACACCATTTCAATACAAAATACTGGAGATGTCTCTTTATCAAGCTTATCTCTTGTAAGTTCATTAAAAGATTTTTTAAATAATTCATTAGAACTTGATACAGCTCCCAATTTTATAAATGCTTCTTTAGGAAGCACAATGGGTTCTATTCAAGCTAGCGAAATTGCTACTTACACTGCACGTTTTACAATTACACAAAGTGAAGTCGACGCAGACGGATTGAGTTATTCGGTAACAGTAAATGCGATGACACCTCAAAATGAAAGTGTTTCTGACCTTAGCGATAATGGTGACGATTCTGATGGTAATTCAGAAAATGATGACACAGAAATCAATATTGAATTTGACCCATTAATTATTGCTGAATATCATTTATTAAATTCAGAAGGAAACCCATCTAACAAGTATTTTTTTAATGCTGATGGTCGTATTAAAGAATTGCACACTACAGATACTAAATTTTATTTTGAGTTTGACAATTCACAACAACTAATCAACATTACCATAACAGATATTAATAATGTTCCTATTGAATCTCAAGATATAGTTTATGGCACTGGAAACCGAATCTTAAGCATTGGAAACCGAAATTTTGAATTCTTTGAAACTGAGAATTATTATATAGATTCTGAAAGTTATTATAGTGATGGGCCATTAACCTATGAAGACAATGGTGTCACTTATGAAGAATATGAATTATGGTATGATAAATATGAAGTATTTACAGGAAATCCTATAGTAAAACGCTGTCTTTATTCAGGTGGCGAGATAACTAATTTAACAACTAACGAGCTACAAGTTTATGGTGACTGTTCTGAATTTGAATCTAATGGATATTCAAATAACGTCACTAATAGTTGTGGAGATACAGACTGTGTTGATTATGGATATGACACAAATCCAAATCCACTTTTTGGTGACACAAATCTTATTGATGTTTATGGTTTTATTAGGAACTTAACCTTTGGAATTCAGCCATCAAAATTAAACATTTTAATAAACGCAAATAACCTAACGCTTATAAATTATTCAGATCCAAGTTATATACTCTATGATTATGAGTTTAATGAAAACAATTTACCCATTACAGGTAGCAAACAATATATGGATGAACTTGGGGCTTATGATATTAATCCATATTCTAGATATTACTACCAAGGTGATGTTATTACAGATTAA
- a CDS encoding sigma 54-interacting transcriptional regulator: MESIQAIKQRFGIIGNNAKLNRAIEKSIQVSPTDISVLVTGESGVGKESIPKIIHQLSHRKHGKYIAVNCGAIPEGTIDSELFGHEKGAFTGATSTRSGYFEVADGGTIFLDEVGELPLTTQVRLLRVLENGEFIKVGSSKVQKTDVRIVAATNVNMFEAIKKEKFREDLYYRLSTVEINIPPLRERQEDIHLLFRKFASDFALKYKMPTIKLNDDAVDMLLKFRWNGNIRQLRNVAEQISVLEQNRIINATSLRAYLPNTSTNLPAVINNSKSESDFSNEREILYKVLFDMKSDLTDLKKLTMELMKSGNGNEVQKDNEHLIQKIYGGNKEKASFEDEFQDLEVLPIADKNDTFTETVDDASQDKYHFAEEIQEEETLSLHDKELELIKKSLERHSGKRKLAAAELGISERTLYRKIKQFDL; this comes from the coding sequence ATGGAATCAATACAAGCCATAAAACAACGTTTCGGAATCATTGGCAACAACGCTAAACTTAATCGCGCAATTGAAAAATCGATTCAAGTCTCTCCTACTGATATTTCGGTATTAGTGACAGGTGAAAGTGGTGTTGGTAAAGAAAGTATTCCAAAAATCATACACCAATTATCACATCGCAAACATGGCAAATATATTGCTGTAAACTGTGGTGCAATTCCAGAAGGAACTATTGACAGTGAACTATTTGGCCATGAAAAAGGAGCCTTTACAGGAGCGACTTCAACACGATCTGGCTATTTTGAAGTTGCAGATGGAGGAACCATCTTTTTAGATGAAGTTGGTGAATTACCTCTAACAACCCAAGTACGTTTATTACGTGTTTTAGAAAATGGAGAATTCATAAAAGTAGGTTCAAGTAAAGTACAAAAAACTGATGTTCGAATTGTAGCTGCCACAAACGTAAATATGTTTGAAGCTATAAAAAAAGAAAAATTTCGTGAAGACCTTTACTACAGGTTAAGTACTGTAGAAATCAATATACCTCCTTTGAGAGAGCGTCAGGAAGACATTCATTTATTATTTAGAAAATTCGCTAGTGACTTTGCATTAAAATATAAAATGCCAACCATTAAGCTAAATGATGATGCCGTAGACATGCTATTAAAGTTTCGTTGGAATGGTAACATTAGACAACTGCGTAATGTTGCTGAACAAATTTCGGTGCTAGAGCAAAATCGTATTATAAATGCAACGTCGCTTAGAGCTTACTTACCTAATACATCCACAAATTTACCAGCTGTTATAAATAATTCTAAATCTGAAAGCGATTTCAGCAATGAACGTGAAATTCTTTACAAAGTACTTTTTGACATGAAAAGTGATCTTACAGATCTCAAAAAGCTTACGATGGAATTGATGAAAAGTGGCAATGGAAATGAGGTTCAAAAAGACAACGAGCATTTAATTCAGAAAATATATGGTGGCAATAAAGAAAAAGCATCTTTTGAAGATGAATTTCAAGATTTAGAAGTATTACCTATTGCTGATAAAAATGATACGTTTACTGAAACTGTTGATGACGCTTCTCAAGATAAATATCATTTTGCTGAAGAGATTCAAGAGGAAGAAACCTTATCTTTACATGATAAAGAGTTAGAGCTTATAAAAAAATCACTAGAACGTCACAGTGGAAAGCGTAAACTTGCAGCTGCAGAATTAGGCATCAGTGAACGCACTTTATATAGAAAAATAAAGCAATTCGATTTATAG
- the groL gene encoding chaperonin GroEL (60 kDa chaperone family; promotes refolding of misfolded polypeptides especially under stressful conditions; forms two stacked rings of heptamers to form a barrel-shaped 14mer; ends can be capped by GroES; misfolded proteins enter the barrel where they are refolded when GroES binds) translates to MAKDIKFDIEARDGLKRGVDALANAVKVTLGPKGRNVIISRSFGAPQVTKDGVTVAKEVELENELENMGAQMVKEVASKTNDLAGDGTTTATVLAQAIVKEGLKNVAAGANPMDLKRGIDKAVIAITENLDKQSKKVGNSSEMIKQVASISANNDDTIGDLIATAFGKVGKEGVITVEEAKGTDTYVDVVEGMQFDRGYLSPYFVTDSDKMIADLENPYILLFDKKISNLQEILPILEPVAQSSRPLLIIAEDVEGQALATLVVNKLRGGLKIAAVKAPGFGDRRKAMLEDIAILTGGTVISEERGFSLENADLSMLGTAESIMIDKDNTTIVNGSGKSSDIKARVNQIKAQIETTTSDYDKEKLQERLAKLAGGVAVLYVGAASEVEMKEKKDRVDDALHATRAAVEEGIVAGGGVALVRAKSVLEKITTENLDEVTGIQIVARAIEAPLRTIVSNAGGEGSVVISKVMEGKKDFGFDAKTETYVDMLKAGIIDPKKVTRVALENAASVAGMILTTECALVDIKEDTPAGGMPPMGGGMPGMM, encoded by the coding sequence ATGGCAAAAGATATAAAATTTGATATTGAAGCACGTGACGGATTAAAACGTGGTGTTGATGCATTAGCAAATGCAGTAAAAGTAACCTTGGGACCAAAAGGGCGTAATGTAATTATTAGCAGATCATTTGGAGCACCTCAAGTCACTAAAGATGGTGTTACTGTAGCAAAAGAAGTAGAACTTGAAAATGAGCTTGAAAATATGGGAGCTCAAATGGTTAAAGAAGTCGCTTCTAAAACTAATGATTTAGCTGGAGACGGAACAACAACTGCTACAGTTTTAGCTCAAGCCATCGTTAAAGAAGGGTTGAAAAATGTTGCTGCTGGTGCAAATCCAATGGATTTAAAACGTGGTATCGACAAAGCTGTAATTGCAATTACTGAAAACTTAGATAAGCAATCTAAAAAGGTTGGTAATTCTTCTGAAATGATTAAGCAAGTCGCTTCAATTTCTGCAAATAATGATGATACTATTGGTGATTTAATTGCAACTGCTTTTGGTAAAGTTGGAAAAGAAGGTGTAATCACTGTAGAAGAAGCTAAAGGAACCGATACCTATGTTGATGTTGTTGAAGGCATGCAGTTTGATAGAGGTTACCTTTCTCCTTACTTTGTTACAGATTCGGATAAAATGATTGCAGATTTAGAAAATCCATATATTTTATTATTCGATAAAAAGATTTCTAACTTACAGGAAATTCTTCCAATTCTAGAACCTGTTGCACAATCTAGCAGACCATTATTAATTATCGCTGAAGATGTTGAAGGTCAGGCCTTAGCAACTTTAGTAGTTAATAAATTACGTGGTGGACTTAAAATTGCTGCTGTAAAAGCTCCAGGATTTGGAGACAGAAGAAAAGCAATGTTAGAAGACATAGCCATCTTAACTGGTGGAACTGTAATTTCTGAAGAAAGAGGCTTTTCTCTTGAAAATGCAGATTTAAGCATGTTAGGTACTGCTGAATCTATCATGATTGATAAAGACAACACAACAATTGTAAATGGTTCTGGAAAGTCTTCAGATATTAAAGCAAGAGTTAATCAAATAAAAGCTCAAATTGAAACGACTACGAGTGATTATGACAAAGAAAAACTTCAAGAACGTCTGGCTAAATTAGCTGGTGGTGTTGCTGTTTTATATGTTGGTGCTGCTTCTGAAGTGGAGATGAAAGAAAAGAAAGATCGTGTTGATGATGCTTTACATGCTACAAGAGCTGCAGTTGAAGAAGGTATCGTCGCTGGAGGTGGTGTTGCATTGGTTAGAGCAAAATCAGTTTTAGAAAAAATCACTACTGAAAACCTTGATGAAGTTACAGGAATTCAAATTGTAGCTAGAGCAATTGAAGCGCCTTTAAGAACCATTGTTTCTAATGCAGGTGGTGAAGGTTCTGTAGTCATCTCTAAAGTTATGGAAGGTAAAAAAGACTTCGGTTTTGATGCCAAAACAGAAACTTATGTTGATATGCTAAAAGCAGGAATTATCGATCCTAAAAAAGTAACTCGTGTTGCTTTAGAAAATGCAGCATCTGTTGCTGGAATGATTCTAACTACTGAATGTGCATTAGTTGACATTAAAGAAGATACTCCTGCTGGCGGAATGCCACCAATGGGAGGCGGAATGCCAGGAATGATGTAA
- a CDS encoding formimidoylglutamase — protein sequence MNFNFLSPVTDSVLAHNELLSEQALGKKIKIHSTQNGIPNLEGVRLVIIGVKENRNDVNYMGEELNFDTIRTSLYSLFPGNWHTNIADLGDIPAGSTIEDTYYAVRTIISVLIEKKIIPIIIGGSQDLTYANYRAYDTMAPMVNIVNVDSNFDLGDASVEMKNNSFFGKIILEQPYNLFNYSVVGYQTYFNSQEEIDLMDKLYFEAYRLGEVTHNINVVEPVMRDAHIVTMDLKSVRAAEVGAKQKYSPNGFNGKEICAISRYAGISNKVSSFGIYEFKSTTELDATPMLISQMIWYFIEGVNCRINDDGFEDENNYQKYNVLIEDEELIFYKSIKTGRWWIEIPFLPNVNNKLKKHTLLPCTHEDYLEASQGKIPERWYKAYKKNSF from the coding sequence ATGAATTTTAATTTTTTGTCTCCTGTAACAGATTCAGTATTAGCTCATAATGAACTTTTATCTGAGCAAGCGCTAGGTAAAAAAATTAAAATACATTCTACCCAAAACGGAATCCCGAATCTAGAAGGAGTTCGGTTAGTAATCATTGGTGTAAAAGAAAACCGTAACGATGTTAATTATATGGGAGAAGAGCTAAACTTTGATACCATTCGTACATCGTTATATTCTCTATTTCCTGGAAACTGGCATACAAATATTGCCGATTTAGGTGATATTCCTGCAGGATCAACGATTGAAGATACTTACTATGCTGTACGTACAATTATTTCTGTTTTAATTGAAAAAAAGATCATTCCAATAATAATAGGCGGAAGTCAAGATTTAACTTATGCTAATTATCGTGCATATGATACTATGGCTCCTATGGTTAATATTGTGAATGTAGATAGTAATTTTGATTTAGGAGATGCCTCTGTCGAAATGAAGAACAATAGTTTCTTTGGTAAAATCATTTTAGAACAACCTTATAATTTATTCAATTACTCAGTTGTAGGTTATCAAACCTATTTCAATTCTCAGGAAGAGATAGATTTAATGGATAAACTCTATTTTGAAGCTTACAGATTAGGAGAAGTAACTCATAATATTAATGTGGTAGAACCTGTAATGCGTGATGCTCATATTGTAACAATGGATTTGAAATCTGTTCGTGCTGCAGAAGTAGGAGCAAAACAAAAGTATTCACCGAATGGTTTTAATGGAAAAGAGATTTGTGCTATTTCACGTTATGCTGGTATTAGTAATAAGGTGTCCTCTTTTGGTATTTATGAATTCAAATCTACTACAGAACTAGATGCGACTCCAATGCTAATATCTCAAATGATATGGTATTTCATCGAAGGTGTTAACTGTAGAATAAATGATGATGGTTTTGAGGATGAAAATAACTATCAAAAATACAATGTACTTATTGAAGATGAAGAGCTTATATTCTATAAAAGTATAAAAACTGGACGATGGTGGATAGAAATACCTTTTTTGCCAAATGTTAATAATAAATTAAAAAAGCATACGTTATTACCTTGCACGCACGAAGATTATCTAGAAGCGAGTCAAGGTAAAATACCAGAAAGATGGTATAAAGCGTATAAAAAGAACAGTTTTTAG
- the secG gene encoding preprotein translocase subunit SecG — protein sequence MNTFTIFLILIVLVAFLLVVVVMVQNPKGGGLSSSFGGGGTQQMGGVKKTTDFLDKSTWALATLLLALILASNFAIPGAGGAQDSKVINGDDTEISVPVTTPNTSAEDTATPDGATE from the coding sequence ATGAATACGTTTACTATATTTTTAATCCTTATCGTACTAGTTGCATTTTTACTAGTCGTAGTAGTAATGGTACAAAACCCAAAAGGTGGCGGATTATCATCTTCTTTTGGAGGTGGTGGCACACAACAAATGGGTGGTGTTAAAAAGACAACAGATTTCTTAGATAAAAGTACTTGGGCTTTAGCTACTTTATTGTTAGCGCTAATTTTAGCATCTAACTTTGCTATTCCTGGAGCTGGTGGTGCTCAAGATTCTAAAGTAATTAATGGAGACGACACAGAAATATCAGTTCCTGTAACAACTCCAAATACTTCAGCTGAAGACACTGCAACTCCTGATGGAGCTACAGAATAA
- a CDS encoding LptE family protein produces MNVLKKIILLCVPVLFFGCWKYSFTGTSIADNIETFQVNYFQNASDLVEPGLDRDFTLALQDLILNQTNLSIVNSGGDLIYEGEITEYRISPTTAQANSTAAQNRLTIGVNVRFYDKNEPEEEFEKRFSFFFDYDGGEQLIGSQKDTAIEEIFERITQDIFNATLAKW; encoded by the coding sequence ATGAACGTATTAAAAAAAATAATTCTCCTTTGTGTACCTGTGCTATTTTTTGGATGCTGGAAGTATTCTTTCACAGGAACTTCAATTGCTGACAATATTGAAACCTTTCAAGTTAATTATTTTCAAAACGCATCAGATTTAGTAGAACCTGGTTTAGATCGTGACTTCACGTTAGCGCTTCAAGATTTGATTTTAAATCAAACCAATTTAAGCATTGTGAATTCTGGTGGTGATTTAATTTATGAAGGTGAAATTACTGAATACCGAATTTCACCAACAACTGCTCAAGCAAATAGTACAGCTGCACAAAACAGACTAACGATTGGTGTTAATGTTCGCTTTTATGATAAAAATGAACCTGAAGAAGAATTTGAAAAACGCTTCTCTTTCTTTTTTGATTATGATGGTGGCGAACAATTAATAGGCTCACAAAAAGATACAGCAATAGAAGAAATTTTTGAGCGTATCACACAAGACATATTTAATGCTACCTTAGCTAAATGGTAA
- the miaB gene encoding tRNA (N6-isopentenyl adenosine(37)-C2)-methylthiotransferase MiaB, with protein MKKTIDENKQGESLFLEAKQENSRKLFIESYGCAMNFSDSEIVASILSEQGFNTTQNLEDADLVLVNTCSIRDKAEQTVRKRLEKYNAVKRINPKMKVGVLGCMAERLKTKFLEEEKIVDLVVGPDAYKDLPNLLAEVDDGRDAINVVLSKEETYGDISPVRLNSNGVSALVSITRGCDNMCTFCVVPFTRGRERSRDPHSIIEEVNDLWNKGFKEITLLGQNVDSYLWYGGGLKKDFSKASDLQKATAINFSQLLELCAKAQPKMRIRFSTSNPQDLTLDVIKTMTKFDNICKHIHLPVQSGSNRILKEMNRLHTREDYFNLIDNIRRILPECSISQDLIAGFPTETEQDHQDTLSLMEYVKYNFGFMYMYSERPGTMAERKLEDDVTEDTKKRRLAEIVQLQREHGAIQIKKYLNTEVEVLIERESKKSNDQWSGKTSQNIVAVFPKENFKVGELVKVKVLDCTSATLIGEAVGY; from the coding sequence ATGAAAAAAACAATTGACGAAAACAAGCAAGGAGAATCCCTTTTTCTCGAAGCTAAACAAGAAAATAGTCGTAAACTTTTTATTGAAAGTTATGGCTGTGCCATGAATTTTAGCGATAGTGAAATAGTAGCTTCAATATTGTCTGAACAGGGATTTAACACCACACAAAACCTAGAAGACGCTGATTTGGTACTTGTAAACACCTGCTCTATACGTGACAAGGCTGAACAAACAGTAAGAAAACGATTAGAAAAATACAATGCAGTAAAACGTATAAACCCAAAAATGAAAGTTGGTGTTTTAGGTTGTATGGCTGAACGTTTAAAAACTAAATTTTTAGAAGAAGAAAAAATTGTTGATTTAGTCGTTGGTCCAGATGCCTATAAAGATTTACCTAACCTTTTAGCCGAAGTTGATGATGGTCGAGATGCTATAAATGTTGTGCTTTCAAAAGAAGAAACCTATGGCGACATTTCGCCAGTTCGATTAAACAGCAACGGTGTTTCAGCTTTAGTTTCTATAACTCGTGGCTGTGATAACATGTGTACATTTTGCGTAGTACCTTTTACCAGAGGTCGCGAACGTAGTCGTGATCCTCACAGCATTATTGAAGAAGTTAATGATTTATGGAATAAAGGCTTTAAAGAAATTACACTTTTAGGTCAAAATGTAGACAGCTATTTATGGTATGGTGGCGGACTCAAAAAAGATTTTTCAAAAGCGAGTGATTTACAAAAAGCAACAGCTATAAATTTTTCACAGCTATTAGAATTATGTGCTAAAGCTCAACCAAAAATGCGTATTCGTTTTTCTACCAGTAATCCGCAAGATTTGACATTGGATGTGATAAAAACCATGACGAAATTTGATAATATATGTAAACACATTCACTTACCCGTTCAAAGCGGAAGTAATCGTATTTTAAAAGAAATGAACCGCTTACACACAAGAGAAGACTATTTTAATCTCATTGACAACATAAGACGTATCCTTCCAGAATGTTCTATTAGTCAGGACTTAATTGCAGGTTTTCCGACTGAAACAGAACAAGATCATCAAGATACTTTAAGTTTAATGGAGTATGTGAAATACAACTTTGGTTTTATGTATATGTATTCTGAACGTCCAGGAACTATGGCAGAACGCAAATTGGAAGACGATGTAACTGAAGACACAAAGAAACGACGCCTTGCTGAAATTGTACAATTACAACGTGAGCATGGTGCCATTCAAATTAAAAAATATCTCAACACAGAAGTTGAAGTCCTTATTGAGCGAGAATCAAAAAAATCAAACGACCAATGGTCTGGAAAAACATCCCAAAACATTGTAGCTGTATTTCCTAAGGAAAATTTCAAGGTTGGAGAATTAGTTAAAGTTAAAGTTTTAGATTGCACAAGTGCCACTTTAATTGGTGAGGCTGTTGGATATTAA
- the topA gene encoding type I DNA topoisomerase, whose amino-acid sequence MPKNLVIVESPAKAKTIEKFLGKDFKVESSFGHIADLPSKELGVDVDGDFDPKYQVSKDKKDVVKKLKELAKKAEMVWLASDEDREGEAIAWHLAETLKLDKSKTKRIVFHEITKSAIQNAIENPRGIDYDLVDAQQARRVLDRIVGYELSPVLWRKVKGGLSAGRVQSVSVRLIVEREREIIDFTAEASYRIDAEFSNEDGQTFKAKLPKNFSSKKEAYAFLESNANADFKVADLQKKPAKKSPAAPFTTSTLQQEASRKLGFSVSRTMQNAQRLYEAGLITYMRTDSVNLSNEAQKGAKAEIEDAYGSKFSKSRQYKGKSKGAQEAHEAIRPTDFKKHSVDIERDQARLYDLIWKRAIASQMSDAELERTNVKINASTHKETFTANGEVITFEGFLKVYLEGTDDEDTEQEGMLPAMKVNETLLNSYITATERFSRPPYRYTEASLVKKLEELGIGRPSTYAPTISTIQNRNYVEKGSNEGVERDYTQLLLQSGSVKDNSLTEKVNSDKGKLVPTDIGMIVTDFLVNHFGGILDYNFTAKVEADFDEIAEGKEDWKKMMKDFYKDFHPKVEDVAANADRESGERVLGKDPKTGKQVSVRLGKFGPMVQIGTVDDEEKPQFASLSPDQQLTTITYEEAMELFKLPKQLGTYEDEPVEVNNGRFGPYVKFGKQFVSLPKGTNPMDVEMDMAIELIKEKQKADAPIYMYQDLPVQKGKGRFGPFIKWNSMFINVNKKYDWDNLSDTDIVTLIEEKIQKEIDKVIHNWEEEGIRVEKARWGRHNIIKGKIKVELPKTVDVSEMTLEQAKAEIEKKAPKKKAPKKKTATKKKTTKKKTATKK is encoded by the coding sequence ATGCCGAAGAATTTAGTCATTGTAGAGTCACCAGCAAAAGCCAAAACCATAGAAAAATTTCTTGGAAAAGATTTTAAAGTAGAATCTAGTTTTGGACATATTGCAGACTTACCTTCAAAAGAATTAGGAGTAGATGTAGATGGAGATTTTGATCCTAAATATCAAGTTTCAAAAGACAAGAAAGATGTCGTTAAAAAATTAAAGGAGCTCGCTAAAAAAGCTGAAATGGTTTGGTTAGCAAGTGATGAGGATCGTGAAGGAGAGGCTATTGCGTGGCACTTAGCTGAAACTTTAAAATTAGATAAATCAAAGACGAAACGTATTGTTTTTCATGAGATTACAAAATCTGCCATTCAAAATGCAATCGAAAACCCAAGAGGTATAGATTATGATTTGGTAGATGCGCAACAAGCAAGACGTGTTTTAGATCGTATAGTTGGTTACGAATTATCTCCAGTATTATGGAGAAAAGTAAAAGGCGGATTATCTGCAGGACGTGTGCAATCGGTTTCAGTACGTTTAATTGTAGAACGTGAACGTGAAATTATTGATTTTACTGCTGAAGCGTCTTATCGTATTGATGCTGAGTTTTCAAATGAAGATGGACAAACATTTAAAGCAAAACTTCCAAAGAATTTTTCTTCAAAAAAAGAAGCCTATGCCTTTTTAGAATCTAATGCAAATGCAGATTTTAAAGTAGCAGATTTACAAAAAAAACCAGCAAAGAAATCACCAGCAGCACCATTTACAACGTCTACCTTACAACAAGAAGCATCCAGAAAGTTAGGATTTTCAGTTAGTAGAACAATGCAAAATGCACAACGTTTATATGAAGCTGGTTTGATTACTTATATGAGAACTGATAGTGTTAATTTATCTAATGAAGCTCAAAAAGGAGCAAAAGCAGAAATTGAAGATGCTTATGGTTCTAAGTTTAGTAAATCAAGACAATATAAAGGAAAATCAAAAGGAGCTCAAGAAGCTCACGAAGCGATTAGACCAACAGATTTTAAAAAACATTCCGTAGATATTGAGCGTGATCAAGCACGATTATATGATTTAATTTGGAAACGTGCTATTGCCTCTCAAATGAGTGATGCAGAGTTAGAACGTACCAATGTGAAAATTAATGCGTCAACTCATAAAGAAACATTTACTGCTAATGGTGAGGTGATTACTTTTGAAGGGTTTTTAAAAGTATATCTTGAAGGTACAGATGATGAAGATACTGAGCAAGAAGGAATGTTGCCTGCAATGAAAGTCAATGAAACACTATTAAATAGTTATATCACTGCAACTGAGCGTTTTTCTCGTCCACCATATCGTTACACTGAAGCATCTCTAGTTAAAAAATTAGAAGAATTAGGTATTGGTCGTCCGTCAACATATGCACCAACAATTTCTACGATACAGAATAGAAATTATGTAGAAAAAGGATCTAATGAAGGTGTAGAAAGAGATTATACACAACTCCTACTTCAAAGCGGAAGTGTAAAAGATAATTCACTTACAGAAAAAGTAAATAGTGATAAAGGAAAATTGGTGCCAACAGATATTGGAATGATAGTTACCGATTTTCTTGTCAATCATTTTGGAGGTATCTTAGATTATAATTTTACAGCAAAAGTAGAGGCGGATTTTGATGAAATTGCTGAAGGAAAAGAAGATTGGAAAAAAATGATGAAAGATTTCTATAAAGACTTTCATCCAAAAGTAGAAGATGTTGCTGCAAATGCAGATCGCGAATCTGGTGAACGTGTTCTTGGAAAAGATCCTAAAACAGGTAAGCAAGTTAGTGTGCGTTTAGGTAAATTCGGGCCAATGGTTCAAATAGGTACAGTTGATGATGAAGAGAAACCTCAATTTGCAAGCTTATCTCCAGATCAACAATTAACTACGATTACTTATGAAGAAGCAATGGAGCTATTTAAGTTGCCAAAGCAATTAGGAACTTATGAAGATGAACCTGTTGAGGTTAATAATGGTCGTTTTGGTCCTTATGTGAAATTTGGAAAGCAATTCGTTTCACTTCCAAAAGGTACAAATCCAATGGATGTAGAGATGGATATGGCTATTGAATTGATTAAAGAAAAGCAAAAAGCTGATGCTCCTATATATATGTATCAAGATTTACCTGTTCAAAAAGGAAAAGGACGTTTTGGGCCATTTATAAAATGGAACAGTATGTTTATCAATGTCAACAAAAAATACGATTGGGATAATTTATCTGATACTGATATTGTAACTTTGATTGAAGAAAAAATTCAGAAAGAAATTGATAAAGTCATTCACAATTGGGAAGAAGAAGGGATTCGAGTTGAAAAGGCACGATGGGGAAGACATAATATTATTAAAGGAAAAATAAAAGTAGAGCTTCCAAAAACAGTTGATGTTTCAGAAATGACTTTAGAGCAAGCTAAAGCTGAAATAGAAAAGAAGGCTCCTAAGAAAAAAGCGCCTAAGAAAAAAACTGCAACAAAAAAGAAGACTACTAAAAAGAAAACAGCTACTAAAAAGTAA
- a CDS encoding co-chaperone GroES, giving the protein MSLNIKPLADRVLIEPVQAETKTASGIIIPDNAKEKPQKGKVVAVGKGTKDEPMTVKTGNTVLYGKYAGTELKLEGKDYLIMRESDILAIV; this is encoded by the coding sequence ATGAGCTTAAATATTAAACCATTAGCAGATCGAGTTCTTATTGAACCTGTTCAAGCTGAAACTAAAACAGCTTCAGGAATTATTATTCCAGACAATGCTAAAGAAAAACCACAAAAAGGAAAAGTTGTCGCTGTTGGTAAAGGCACTAAAGATGAACCTATGACTGTTAAAACGGGTAATACTGTTCTATACGGAAAATATGCAGGAACTGAACTAAAGCTAGAAGGTAAAGATTACCTCATCATGCGTGAAAGTGACATATTAGCAATTGTTTAA